The nucleotide sequence ACTCAGGCGTGTGTTCAGACCTAGCTGTGGCTGTGGGTGGCAATGGCTTCCACTGATGAGCTGTGCTCCTGTGTGAGCTGGTGACACGGCATGCACCCAGCGCATGGTGGCCGCTCCTGCGCCCGCCTCCCGCTCCCAGGGGCCAGAAGCAGGGCGAGCCTGAGCCGCTGCTGCGAGCAGACAAGGCCCCGCCCAGCGGCGTGGAAATGCCGGGCGGCCGCCTCGCAGTGCCTGCTGCTGTCGGGTCCCTGCTCCCGGCTGCAGGGCTGAGGGCTGCTGGGGAGGCGGAGCCAAGGAAGCCTCAGAAGGAGTTTCTGGGCGGTGACCACAGTGACCTGCTGCATCCTGAGCACCGGGTGAAATGAGCCGTGACCGGGAGCCTGCGTTTGGGGACAGGGGGTGTGAAGGAGAAGTAGTTTGAACTGTGGTCTGCCCTGGTCACTGGCCTCATCTTATAATCTAACTTTATTTtcatactgggggttgaacccagggccagtctcactgagccacatcctcagccctctttattttttattttgagacagggtctggttaagttgctgagaccagtTTTAAAtgagcgatcctcctgcctcagcctcctgaggagctgggatgaGGGGCCGGCTCTAGCCTGGTGCTCTGCTTgtatctctgatttcttctttcagaGAGATTTCTAGAAGAATCGCTGGCCAGGGGGGACGGGACGCGCATTCCTGCCTCTGCCAACCTGTGACGGCCAACTTGTCTCTCGAGACTGCCTCCTCCCTGTGGCCTGAGCGCCCGCCTGGGGCAGGTCCTGGAGGGTGTCCCTGGCCGACTAGCCGGCCCCTGGGCCGGTGGCCCTGCCGCCGCCCTCCCCTGCCCTAGCCGTCTTCCACTGTCCCAGGCAGCGCGGGAGCCTGGAGGTCTGGTTTCCGGCCATCCCCTGCCACGTGCTGGGCAGCTCCTCTCCCTGCAGCGGCCGGCTTCCTGGGGGTCTCGGGCTCTCCGCCAACCACCACCGTGGCCTGGCCTCATCTTCCAGGAGGACTCTGACAGAGCTACTTAAGGACGTGCAGGACTCACCAACATTCGGGTGGGGACGCCTCCCTGCGCGGGCGGGCCCTTCCTGAGCCGGACGCTTCCTGCCTGTGTTCCTGCTCCTGTCTGCCCGGCTCTGCGTCCCTTCTCTGTGGCTCTCACTCCCCCCACCACCTGGGTCACGTCCCTACAAACTGTTCTCTCTGGTTGTTTCAGGGCCGCCGACTAGCCACGCCTCCCTCAGAGCGGTGGCTCCTGGTGCGAGCACCGTGGGTCTTACTGGGGCCGTCCTGGCCCAGCAGCAGAGCGCGTCGCCGGAGGGCACCTGCCCCGCTCAGCGCCACTCACCCCTGCCTCAGAGGCCGTGCGGCACACTAGCGAGCGCACCCTGGTAGCTAGGTGTGTCCTGGGGTTGAGCTCAGGACGCTGACAGGCAGGTGGGACTTCCTGGAAGTCTCCGTGAGGTGGAGGGAGATCCCCGAGACGgtccttccttctgcctggaaagGATGCGAGGGCAGAAGCTTGCAAGCCGCGTGGAGCAGGCAGAGGCCCCCTCTGGTCCCCTCCTTCTCTTGTCCTTGAAGGACACACAACGCGCTTGGCTGTTTAGCCTTAGGTGTGGCCAGCACAATGCTGCCTGGTCAGGGCTTGCCAAGTGTCTGTAGGGTGTGGAGTGGCTCCAAAGCCACGTGCCTGCCGTCCCTTCCGACTCCTGTCACACTCAGGACAAAAGTCAGGGCTTCCTGGAGCATTGGCTGGAGACTTGGTCTGTCTgtgcttttttattgttttagattttattaattttgtaaaatcaaATCCCAGTTTGTCTAACgtgcaataaattattttagagaTCAACTTGCAATTTAAAGTTGAGATAACCAAGCCGGAAGTCTGAGGTGGGGGAACGAGAATCACGTTGAGGATGGGAGCTCAGAGCCCGGCCCCGCTGCCCTCCCTGGGTTGCCTGGGCAGGTCCTGGCCATCCTCACGGTGACTCAGAGCCCGCCCGCACCCCCGCCAAAGGAAGTCGGGTTTTGGTAAGTGGGTGTGGCGGGCCAGGTGGGAAGGCTGCAGGGGCAGAGCTGGAGGGGACACGGGGCGTCCACTGGGGGCCCACAGAATCAGAGCCTGCTGCCCAGAGGTGGACATGAGGGCCGCTGGCGTCCTTTCCATTTCAAGCAACAGAGAACACCGCCATGGAGCTTAAACAAACGACGACGCTGAGCAGAGAGCCGGTGATGCTGCTCCTGGCACCCGGGGAGAGCGCTGGGCCCTGGGCTGGGCCTTGTCTGGAGGGTGAGGACTGGCCAAGGCCCTGGCCGTCCCGTGGCCCTGGGCCCCTTTCCCGCACTCTGACCCCAGGCTCAGTCAGGCCCTCTCTCCTCGCCTGGCTGCCTCTGTGCTTGCTGCCAGCTCAGGCCCCGCTGTCCGCACGCCCGGTACCCGGCCCTCTCGGCGAGCTCCACCGCTCTTCCCTGGGTCCCATCTGGAAGAGGCCTCTCGCAGGGCCCTCGGCCTGGTCCCTTCTCCTGGGCTGTTCTTTAGGCCGGTGACACAGGTGGCCTTGAGGACTCAGTGGGCCATCTGGGGACATGCTTAGAAGCAGGGCGCCAGGCCTTCGCGGACGCCCCGCTGGCCCGCTGGCTTCCCTGTGGAAACCTCGGCGTCACTCCCATAGGGCTCCCTGCCCCCCATCTTGGTCAGATTTCCTGGGACAGTTTCTCCCCCGCCAGGCTCTGCGGGCAGGATGAGTCTGGCGGCCTCACCTGGTTGCCgagtggaggaagagaagagggcatCCTCCTCAGGGTGCAGGTGGCCTCCCGGAACCTCTTGCTCCTGACAGAATCCCTGTGCCCTCAGCTGTGACGCGTGTCTCCAGACAGGACACCCGCTCATCCGCCCCACAGGAGGCCGTGTCTTCAGCGCTCTCTAAAGGACAGTGGGAAGGGACTTGGGGTCTAactgcttcttctctcttttctggtactggggatcgaacatAGGGACACTCgggcactgagctacaccccagctggacaggtctcaccaagttgctgaggctggaactTGTgacctcccacctcagcctcctgagttgctgggattgcacaCGCACCATGCACCTGGCTAACTCCTTCTTAAATAGACATTTAATCAGTCCTTCTGCCTTTAGGCCCACTTACAGTtttctattggtgcattataattatacgaattagtgggatttgttgttacctatTCACACATGCACGACATAATCGGTCCATTcgttccctcctctcccttttcctcctctggtCCCTCTCCTCTATTCTACCTGTCTCCCTTTGACTCTCAGGAGCCACACGCCTGTCTTCCTCCTCCGCTTCCTCTCTAGCCTCCATATAGGAGAGGGCGGCGTGCCCACGGGCCTTGGCCCTGAGGCTGCCTGGCTTCACTTGAGGCGACGCTCTCCATTGCCGTTTGCTGGCACTCTCTGTCATCTGGTTGTTCCTGGGGTGCGTCCCACAGCCCACCCTTAACCCTACCTCAGGTGGCTCCGCCTCCCACCCCAGGCCGCGGGCTCCTGCGGTCTGAATGGCTTGCTTCCTGGTTCTTCCCGCTGCGGCTGAGCGGCTGAGTGTTGGTTTTCCGGCCTTCCCGGTGCTGGCCTCCAGCAGTGCTGACTGGCACCCAGGGCCCGACCCATGCGACACacgttttctttgttcttgttcctTTGTCATTTACGGGTTgcatttttcttgttgttgttgtaggtTTTGTTTTTACTACTTCTCATTTTAGTGGATCTCAAAGGGGAAATCTGAATTGATTTATGCTTTTTTAATACGTTTAAGTTTTATGTGGAGAAATAtatttgactttgaacttgaatctAAAAACCCTGAGGAAGTGACCTGTTGTCAAATTTGAGTCCAGTGTCCCCCAGTGATTTTGGCAAGGGGAGTAGAGTCCTGTCCCAAGCAAGACCAATGGTGTGGCCGGGGCATGGAGTCGGGCTTAATAAGCATGGCGGCTCCCGGGGCCACGGAGATGAGGAAGGGCCATCTTTAGAAGTGGATGTCTGgagctggggacatagttcaggcTGCTGAGTGTGTTGGagagcctgggttcaatcattagcacaaaaataaaaagcagtggGTCTTTGGGTTTTTGAACAGATGGTCCCTTCGGATCTACTACAGCTAGAAATAGGAAGTTAAAATCTAGGGTTCTGATTCTAACTCCAGGGCTCTTTCTACTCCGCACATCTCATTGGTCAGTCATGAGGgcagaaatgagagggaggcccCTTAGTTCTTAGGCAGAAGCTGGATGTCTGCAGAAAACCTCTGACCCCTGGTGCTCGTGGGTGAGAATCGGCTTCTCTGTCACTGTAGACATAGTCATATTTGGAAATGGCATCAGGAGTCTAAACTGAAGATGGGCATGGTagccacgcctataatcccagagatttggaaggcagagacaggaggatcacgagttcaaggccagcctcagcaacctagcgaggccCCGACTCTAAAtataaaggggctgggaatgtaactcaatggtaaagcgcctgggttcaattcccagtgcggGGGAGTCTAAACTGGGACTGCGGGACCCAGGCCTAACTGCCTTCCTGCTCGGCGTTCTATCCCACCTCCCTGATGGGCCCTGAGGGAGAAGAGCCGGTTTGAGAATCTGCTCAAAACCACCTCGTCCTAGGAGCTTATTTTGGCTGCAAGGTGGACAGAGACCCTCGCGACGGTCTGGCCCCTGGCCTGCTCTTTTCTGTGCGCGGGATCACGTCTGCACGGATGTCTCTCCACCCTCCGTCCTGCCCACCTCCATGCAACCTCGGTCCCGCTGCCTGGGGGACAGTTCCACTCTCTTGTCCCAAGACGTCAGCCCCAAGGCTCAATGTCCCAAAATCATCTCGCCCCTCTTCCACCTCTGGGCTTGAAGCCTGGGAATCGTTTCAACCCTGCAGGCCCTTGGCACAGGCACCCAGTCAGTCAGGTGGCACAGCCCTCGGAGCTGGCAGGAGGTGGCTGTGGGCGGAAGCCTGCGGGTCAGGCAGAGCAAGCCCACATGGGCAGCTGCTGCTGGTACAGATGTCCGCAAACCAGGAGGGCACGGGGAAAT is from Sciurus carolinensis chromosome 13, mSciCar1.2, whole genome shotgun sequence and encodes:
- the LOC124963243 gene encoding uncharacterized protein LOC124963243, with protein sequence MPPHPQPPPHALTPTASSPTASSPKPPLSVPCSVHLAMLHQLVCLHAQGRRFPTSCPQPHCQLQGTDAWSQAVATPHSLTVAFDLIPCHSPPAPGSVTPHPWLDSKLQVTLGVRVRPADQGRCSPVRTPNAECHLGSLGVPAALPAPVQTGLDHSSGAPRDQRSLENKQNPKWNQRQVHHLTQRALKTRPPVGRMSGCPVWRHASQLRAQGFCQEQEVPGGHLHPEEDALFSSSTRQPGRRKDRLGDLPPPHGDFQEVPPACQRPELNPRTHLATRVRSLVCRTASEAGAPGHGSFHPVLRMQQVTVVTAQKLLLRLPWLRLPSSPQPCSREQGPDSSRHCEAAARHFHAAGRGLVCSQQRLRLALLLAPGSGRRAQERPPCAGCMPCHQLTQEHSSSVEAIATHSHS